A stretch of bacterium DNA encodes these proteins:
- a CDS encoding SDR family oxidoreductase translates to MSLEGKVAVVTGSAGGIGRACAIRLARDGAEVGVLDLKEEALAETQSLVEQEGRRCEAIAVDLTDREATSAAFDRLREALGFLEILHNNAGGAAGGTPKTFPKADAAQWDAYLDLNLRVAADCSRLVLPEMIERGAGRIINTSSERAFLSAPGMTEYSAAKAGLLGFTKALALDVAKHGITVNAVCPGIIRTPLTDAMPKERIEKSIASVPAGRIGEPEDIAHAVSFLASPGASYVTGEHLLVTGGRTIH, encoded by the coding sequence ATGAGTCTCGAAGGCAAGGTCGCCGTCGTCACCGGATCCGCCGGGGGCATCGGGCGTGCCTGCGCGATCCGCCTGGCCCGCGACGGGGCGGAGGTCGGCGTGCTCGACCTGAAGGAGGAGGCGCTCGCCGAGACGCAGTCGCTGGTCGAGCAGGAGGGGCGACGCTGTGAGGCAATCGCGGTCGATCTGACCGATCGCGAGGCGACCTCGGCGGCCTTCGATCGCCTGCGGGAGGCGCTCGGCTTCCTCGAGATCCTGCACAACAACGCGGGCGGCGCCGCCGGTGGGACGCCGAAGACGTTCCCGAAGGCCGATGCGGCGCAGTGGGACGCCTATCTCGATCTCAATCTACGCGTCGCCGCGGATTGCAGCCGGCTGGTTCTTCCGGAGATGATCGAGCGGGGTGCCGGTCGGATCATCAACACCAGCTCGGAGCGGGCTTTCCTGTCCGCGCCGGGGATGACCGAGTACTCCGCGGCGAAGGCGGGTCTGCTCGGCTTCACGAAGGCCCTGGCGCTCGACGTCGCGAAGCACGGCATCACCGTGAACGCCGTCTGCCCCGGCATCATCCGCACGCCGCTCACCGACGCGATGCCGAAGGAGCGCATCGAGAAGTCGATCGCCTCCGTCCCGGCCGGCCGGATCGGTGAGCCCGAGGACATCGCCCACGCCGTCTCGTTCCTCGCGAGCCCGGGCGCCTCGTACGTCACGGGAGAGCACCTGCTCGTCACGGGTGGGCGGACGATTCACTGA